A genomic stretch from Catenulispora sp. GP43 includes:
- a CDS encoding type I polyketide synthase, with amino-acid sequence MAEEAKLLDYLKRATAELHETRSRLREVEAADREPVAIVAMSCRYPGDVRSPEDLWRLVADGADAIGPFPADRGWDTGALFDADPDRPGTSYVNEGGFFHGAPEFDAALFGISPREALTMDPQQRLVLELAWEAFERAGLAPTGLSGERVGVFLGSGSQDYYEDLAPGAVAAVIDDYLSTGNAASVISGRVAYAFGLEGPALTVDTACSSSLVALHLAVQALRRRECTMALAGGVMVMSAPGPFVAFSKQRGLAPDGRCKAFAEGADGTGWSEGAGTLLLERLSDARCNGHQVLAVIRGSAVNSDGASNGLTAPNGPSQQRVIRQALADAGLEPGEVDAVEGHGTGTVLGDPIEVQALLATYGKERADGRPLWLGSIKSNIGHAQAAAGVGGVIKMVEAMRHGVLPQTLHAAKPSERVDWSAGNVRLLTARREWPETGAPRRAGVSSFGVSGTNAHLILELPEPLPAGAPADDAEADVAELVKQVGLVSAGWPAEAPVPWPLGGHGDQALRAQAQRLLTHLDARGAAAPTAADTAADTAADTAADTLDIGYSLATGRAPLDRRAVVFADREHGGRAGLAALAQGSGAPADPAVVQGVADTGLTAFLFSGQGAQHPGMGKELYEAYPVFAQAFDEVCDAFDLDQPLRDVVFGKPRLLNQTRYTQPALFAVEVALFRLTASWGLVPDLLLGNSIGEIAAAYAAGVLSLADACTLVTARGALMQALPAGGAMVAVQATEEEVRALLIDGVDIAAVNGPRSVVLSGDEDAALKIAAHFGEQGRKTTRLQVSHAFHSSRMDPMLAEFAEVAAGLTYHAPEIALVSGLTGQIATAEELADPDYWVRHVRQTVRFHDGVQRLAAEGVSRYAEIGPDSVLIAPAEEALADAAQAATFAPLLRKRRGEPATLMTALARLYVSGAALDWTAVFAGSGARRVDLPTYAFQRRRYWLDARGRADGSATVAAAGLAAAGYGGGEHPLLGAAVTLADTDGAVMTGRLAAEAQPWLADHVLGGTVTVPGTAFVELVVRAGDFVGCGRIEELTLSSPLVLPAGSMSTQSGVQVQVAVQSPDAAGRRTLTVYSRPEEDGPGSDWTLHATGTLAPALDAPRSRTATWPPSAARPVTLDGLYEAFAESGIDYGPAFRTLSAVWQQDEEIFAEVRLPESEAQRAGAFGLHPAALDAATHALRAVGIAKDAANAVNGVNGAGGEDEGRMPFSWSGVQLYATGASVLRVRFTPSGADAFTVEVTDPAGDLVASVDSVAFRPIVLPSATAVAPLYRLHWRPLPAAAAQPGSTARYELFHSTPGTDAESVRTATAHALRTVQEALAEDSADSPVVVVVTRGAMSADGVDVADLAGAAVWGLVRSAQAEHPGRFVLLDVDQDADSDADLNAVLPALLVAGEPQAVLRGGVVRVARLARLSKPGEQAAPAFDPEGTVLITGASGALGHLLARHLAYERDVRHLMLLSRGGAEAVADLAAELSDAGVAVQALACDVADHDDLAAALAAVPSAHPLTAIVHTAGVLDDGVVTALTPERVATVLRPKVDGALNLHALTQNTDLAAFVLYSSVSGVLGAPGQANYAAANSFLDSFAAHLRSHGRPATSLAWGQWEQADGMAGTARTVGTSALSPLSAEQGLALFDAALVAGQANLAPIKPDFAVLRRRDAALPFPLYDLAGRERLRTAAGEGGGAGQDSVSAFRRTLEALPEADRPAAALELIRSHAAAVLGYGSAAEIEPGVQFQQLGFDSLTAVELRNNLNAATGLRLPATLVFDYPTPAALAEHLLSAASGAIATVAVRQHHDDEPIAIVGMACRLPGGVGSPADLWRLVADGVDGIGAFPADRGWDLAALYDPAGRRPGTTSVNEGGFLYDAGDFDPVFFGVSPKEAALIDPQQRLLLEASWEALERAGIDPASLKGSATGVYAGVQFHDYVGSNSTGSIVTGRVAYSLGLEGPAVSVDTACSSSLVALHWAAQALRGGECSLALAGGVTVMATPETFVEFSRQGGLAADGRCKAFSADADGTAWAEGVGMLVLERLADARRLGHPVLALVRGSAVNQDGMSNGLTAPNGPSQQRVIRQALANAGLSAADVDAVEAHGTGTRLGDPIEAQALLATYGAELPPERPLRVGSVKSNIGHAQAAAGAAAVIKMVLALRNEELPRTLHVSEPSPEVDWSAGNISLLTESVAWPRNGRVRRAGISSFGISGTNAHVIIEEPPVVAEAVALETAEVPKDPAVIAWPVAARTQSALRGQAERMLSYLDDNYDQDLASIGYSLACTRTAFEHRAVMVGTKRADFLRGLMALADGEQTPGLTTGSASAAGKSAVLFSGQGSQRIGMGSGLYQAFPVFAAAFDEVCAALDAHLDRPVREVIDGDQKVLNQTGYAQSALFALEVALYRLLESFGIRPDYVAGHSVGELAAAYVAGVWTLADAAKLVAARGRLMQALPVGGAMMAVAAPEAEVRAALTPEVDIAAVNGPASTVISGPEDAVLAVGANFTRSKLLAVSHAFHSALMEPMLEEFRRVAQSVSFAAPRIPVVSNLTGGLAEAEELMDAEYWVRHVRQAVRFADGVGTLQAQGVTRFVELGPDATLTALAGETLGDERVGEAVLTPLLRKDQDEAKALWSGLAALHVHGLSPDWAAVYTAAGPRPQTVELPTYPFQRKRYWHQSFGAPGGEQGGAEHPLIGAGTELAGEGGSLFTGRLSLGTHPWLADHVAAGAVIFPGAGFVELAFHAGAQVGCDRVEELVLEAPLLLPERDGVRIQFAVGAPGAGGSRPFTVHSKVEDGSGEQPWIRHATGVLARAGAAASFDLAVWPPAGAEPVALDGRYEQLAEAGLAYGPAFRGLRAAWKRGAEVFAEVAFDQAGPADPDRFGLHPAVFDAALHAIGLTEVAAGEPMLPFSWEQVELHAVGASSLRVHVRPVGTGTAALELADAAGRPVASIGSLVLRPAAVLATPVVTSGGADSMYRLGWEQISASGHSDTDTWVLVGADPWGLAGALNVDAVADLDAAVRAETLVVCAGTESASLSQDLDGGAVHEHLHRMLGFLQGWLADARFASSRLLVVTRGAQDCDDRAARDLLGAAVAGLVRSAQAEHPGRISLVDIDAVPTAAGKLAAAAASEEPQTAVRTGVLLAPRVEAVDVAEQRADAGPAWDPEGTVLVTGGTGALGGAVARHLVGRHGVRHLLLLGRRGADAPGAAELGRQLADLGATATFAACDVADRTALAEALAAIPADRPLRGVVHAAGVVDDATVASLTPERVDAVLRPKVLAALNLDALTRDADLTSFVLFSSASGVLGAPGQGAYAAANAFLDALAADRRAAARAGTSLAWGMWEAIDGAGMAAGLTEADLRRIAASGVGALTAEQGLALFDRAGELTDALLLPVRLDRAALDHAGDELPMLLRGLVRTAAKRTAGEAEPESGSLRDRLAALPAHQREPALLDLVRTQAATILGYADAQELPADRAFSELGFDSLSAMGLRNKLVLVTGLKLPASLVFDYPDSRTLAGYLATELIPQEADGEEALTDQKVSEILGSIPLSRLRDAGLLDSLLELAGVRAPRESQDTAADAGSSIDEMDSDALIQMAIAAAGEQD; translated from the coding sequence ATGGCTGAGGAAGCAAAGCTGCTCGACTACCTCAAGCGCGCCACGGCTGAGTTGCACGAGACGCGCAGCCGGCTGCGCGAGGTCGAGGCGGCGGACCGGGAGCCGGTCGCGATCGTCGCGATGAGCTGCCGGTATCCCGGGGACGTGCGCTCCCCGGAGGACCTGTGGCGTCTGGTGGCCGACGGGGCCGACGCGATCGGCCCGTTCCCGGCCGACCGGGGCTGGGACACCGGCGCGCTGTTCGACGCCGACCCGGACCGCCCCGGCACCAGCTACGTCAACGAAGGCGGCTTCTTCCACGGCGCCCCGGAGTTCGACGCCGCCCTGTTCGGGATCTCCCCGCGCGAGGCGCTGACCATGGACCCGCAGCAGCGGCTGGTGCTCGAACTGGCCTGGGAGGCCTTCGAGCGGGCCGGGCTGGCCCCGACCGGCCTGAGCGGGGAGCGCGTCGGCGTGTTCCTCGGCAGCGGCAGCCAGGACTACTACGAGGACCTGGCCCCCGGCGCGGTGGCCGCGGTCATCGACGACTACCTGAGCACCGGCAACGCCGCCTCGGTGATCTCCGGCCGGGTCGCCTACGCCTTCGGCCTGGAGGGCCCGGCGCTCACCGTGGACACCGCGTGCTCCTCCTCGCTGGTCGCGCTGCACCTGGCGGTGCAGGCGCTGCGCCGCCGGGAGTGCACGATGGCCCTGGCCGGCGGCGTCATGGTGATGTCGGCGCCGGGCCCGTTCGTCGCGTTCAGCAAGCAGCGCGGGCTCGCCCCGGACGGCCGCTGCAAGGCCTTCGCCGAGGGCGCCGACGGCACCGGCTGGTCCGAGGGCGCCGGCACCCTGCTGTTGGAACGCCTGTCCGACGCCCGGTGCAACGGCCACCAGGTGCTGGCCGTGATCCGCGGCAGCGCGGTCAACTCCGACGGCGCCTCCAACGGTCTGACCGCGCCCAACGGCCCCTCCCAGCAGCGGGTGATCCGCCAGGCGCTGGCCGACGCGGGGCTGGAGCCCGGCGAGGTCGACGCGGTCGAGGGCCACGGCACCGGCACCGTCCTCGGCGACCCGATCGAGGTCCAGGCGCTGCTGGCGACCTACGGCAAGGAGCGCGCCGACGGCCGTCCGCTGTGGCTGGGCTCGATCAAGTCCAACATCGGCCACGCGCAGGCCGCCGCCGGGGTCGGCGGCGTGATCAAGATGGTCGAGGCGATGCGCCACGGCGTGCTGCCGCAGACGCTGCACGCCGCCAAGCCCTCCGAGCGGGTCGACTGGTCCGCCGGGAATGTCAGGCTGCTGACGGCGCGGCGCGAGTGGCCCGAGACCGGCGCCCCGCGCCGCGCCGGCGTCTCCTCCTTCGGCGTGAGCGGCACCAACGCGCACCTGATCCTGGAGCTGCCCGAGCCGCTGCCGGCCGGCGCCCCGGCCGACGACGCCGAGGCCGACGTGGCCGAGCTGGTCAAGCAGGTCGGCCTGGTCTCGGCCGGGTGGCCGGCCGAGGCGCCGGTCCCGTGGCCGCTGGGCGGACACGGCGACCAGGCGCTGCGGGCCCAGGCCCAGCGGCTGCTGACGCACCTGGACGCCCGCGGTGCCGCCGCCCCTACCGCCGCCGACACCGCCGCCGACACCGCCGCCGACACCGCCGCCGACACCCTGGACATCGGCTACTCCCTGGCCACCGGCCGCGCGCCGCTGGACCGCCGCGCCGTGGTGTTCGCCGACCGCGAGCACGGCGGCCGCGCCGGCCTGGCCGCGCTGGCGCAGGGCTCCGGCGCCCCGGCCGACCCGGCGGTGGTGCAGGGTGTGGCCGACACCGGGCTGACCGCCTTCCTGTTCTCCGGCCAGGGCGCCCAGCACCCCGGCATGGGCAAGGAACTGTACGAGGCCTACCCGGTCTTCGCCCAGGCCTTCGACGAGGTCTGCGACGCCTTCGACCTCGACCAGCCGCTGCGCGACGTGGTCTTCGGCAAGCCCCGGCTGCTGAACCAGACCCGGTACACCCAGCCCGCGCTGTTCGCCGTCGAAGTCGCGCTCTTCCGCCTGACCGCCTCCTGGGGCCTGGTCCCGGATCTGCTGCTGGGCAACTCGATCGGCGAGATCGCGGCGGCGTACGCGGCCGGCGTGCTGTCGCTGGCCGACGCCTGCACCCTGGTCACCGCGCGCGGCGCGCTGATGCAGGCGCTGCCCGCCGGCGGCGCGATGGTCGCCGTCCAGGCCACCGAAGAGGAAGTCAGGGCCCTGCTGATCGACGGCGTGGACATCGCCGCGGTCAACGGCCCCCGCTCGGTGGTGCTCTCCGGCGACGAGGACGCGGCCCTGAAGATCGCCGCGCACTTCGGGGAGCAGGGCCGCAAGACCACCCGGCTCCAGGTCTCGCACGCGTTCCACTCCTCGCGGATGGACCCGATGCTGGCCGAGTTCGCCGAGGTCGCCGCCGGGCTCACCTACCACGCGCCGGAAATCGCCCTGGTCTCGGGACTGACCGGGCAGATCGCCACCGCCGAGGAGCTGGCCGACCCGGACTACTGGGTGCGGCACGTGCGCCAGACCGTGCGCTTCCACGACGGCGTCCAGCGGCTCGCGGCCGAGGGCGTGAGCCGGTACGCCGAGATCGGGCCCGACAGTGTCCTGATCGCGCCGGCCGAGGAAGCCCTGGCCGACGCGGCGCAGGCCGCCACGTTCGCCCCGCTGCTGCGCAAGCGCCGCGGCGAGCCGGCCACGCTGATGACGGCGCTGGCCCGGCTCTACGTCAGCGGCGCCGCCCTGGACTGGACGGCGGTCTTCGCCGGCAGCGGCGCGCGCCGCGTCGACCTGCCGACCTACGCCTTCCAGCGCCGCCGCTACTGGCTCGACGCCCGGGGCCGCGCCGACGGCTCGGCCACGGTGGCCGCGGCCGGGCTCGCTGCTGCCGGCTATGGAGGAGGCGAGCACCCGCTGCTGGGTGCCGCTGTCACCCTGGCCGACACCGACGGCGCGGTGATGACCGGGCGCCTGGCCGCCGAGGCCCAGCCCTGGCTCGCCGACCACGTGCTCGGCGGCACGGTGACCGTGCCGGGCACCGCGTTCGTGGAACTGGTGGTGCGGGCCGGCGACTTCGTGGGCTGCGGCCGGATCGAGGAGCTGACCCTGAGCAGCCCGCTGGTGCTGCCGGCGGGCTCCATGTCGACACAGTCCGGGGTCCAGGTCCAGGTCGCGGTGCAATCCCCGGACGCCGCCGGGCGCCGCACCCTGACCGTGTATTCCAGGCCTGAGGAAGACGGCCCGGGCTCGGACTGGACCCTGCACGCCACCGGCACGCTCGCCCCGGCGCTGGACGCCCCGAGGTCCCGGACGGCGACCTGGCCGCCGAGCGCGGCGCGGCCGGTGACGCTGGACGGGCTCTACGAGGCCTTCGCCGAATCAGGGATCGACTACGGACCGGCCTTCCGCACGCTCAGCGCGGTCTGGCAGCAGGACGAGGAGATCTTCGCCGAGGTGCGGCTGCCCGAGAGCGAGGCGCAGCGGGCCGGAGCCTTCGGGTTGCACCCGGCGGCGCTCGACGCCGCGACCCACGCGCTGCGCGCGGTCGGGATCGCGAAGGACGCCGCGAACGCCGTGAACGGCGTGAACGGCGCCGGCGGCGAGGACGAGGGGCGCATGCCCTTCTCCTGGTCCGGCGTGCAGCTGTACGCCACCGGCGCCTCGGTGCTGCGCGTGCGCTTCACCCCGTCCGGTGCCGACGCGTTCACCGTCGAGGTGACGGACCCGGCCGGCGACCTGGTGGCCTCGGTGGACTCGGTCGCGTTCCGGCCGATCGTGCTGCCGAGTGCCACGGCGGTCGCGCCCTTGTACCGGCTCCACTGGCGGCCCCTGCCGGCCGCGGCCGCGCAGCCGGGTTCGACCGCGCGCTACGAGCTCTTCCACAGCACTCCCGGAACCGACGCCGAGAGCGTGCGCACGGCCACCGCGCACGCGTTGCGCACCGTCCAGGAGGCGCTGGCCGAGGACTCCGCCGACAGCCCGGTCGTCGTGGTCGTCACCCGCGGCGCGATGTCCGCCGACGGTGTGGACGTCGCCGACCTGGCGGGCGCCGCGGTGTGGGGCCTGGTCCGCTCGGCACAGGCCGAGCATCCCGGGCGGTTCGTGCTGCTGGATGTGGATCAGGACGCTGACTCTGATGCCGACCTGAACGCCGTGCTGCCCGCGCTGCTGGTCGCCGGGGAGCCGCAGGCGGTGCTGCGCGGCGGTGTCGTCCGGGTGGCCCGGCTGGCGCGGCTGTCCAAGCCGGGGGAGCAGGCGGCCCCGGCGTTCGACCCCGAGGGCACGGTCCTGATCACCGGCGCCTCCGGTGCGCTCGGCCACCTTCTGGCCCGCCACCTGGCCTACGAGCGCGATGTCAGGCATCTGATGCTGCTGAGCCGCGGCGGCGCGGAGGCGGTGGCCGACCTGGCCGCCGAGCTGTCCGATGCCGGTGTCGCGGTCCAGGCGCTCGCCTGCGACGTCGCAGACCACGACGATCTGGCCGCGGCGCTGGCCGCCGTGCCGTCCGCGCACCCGCTCACCGCCATCGTGCACACCGCCGGTGTCCTCGACGACGGCGTGGTCACGGCTCTGACCCCGGAGCGGGTCGCGACCGTGCTGCGCCCGAAGGTGGACGGCGCGCTCAACCTGCACGCGCTGACTCAGAACACTGACCTGGCGGCGTTCGTGCTGTACTCGTCGGTGTCCGGCGTGCTCGGCGCGCCCGGGCAGGCGAACTACGCGGCGGCCAACAGCTTCCTGGACTCCTTCGCCGCGCACCTGCGATCCCACGGACGGCCGGCGACCTCGTTGGCATGGGGCCAGTGGGAGCAGGCCGACGGCATGGCCGGCACCGCGCGGACCGTCGGCACCTCGGCCCTGAGCCCGCTGTCCGCCGAGCAGGGGCTGGCCTTGTTCGACGCGGCACTGGTCGCTGGTCAGGCAAATCTGGCCCCGATCAAGCCCGACTTCGCCGTCCTGCGCCGCCGCGACGCCGCGCTTCCGTTCCCGTTGTACGACCTGGCCGGACGCGAGCGCCTGCGCACCGCGGCCGGTGAAGGCGGCGGCGCGGGTCAGGACTCTGTCAGCGCGTTCCGCCGGACCCTGGAGGCGCTGCCCGAGGCCGACCGTCCGGCCGCGGCCCTGGAGCTCATCCGGAGCCACGCCGCCGCGGTGCTCGGATACGGCTCGGCGGCCGAGATCGAGCCCGGCGTGCAGTTCCAGCAGCTCGGCTTCGACTCGCTGACCGCCGTCGAGCTGCGCAACAACCTGAACGCGGCCACCGGGCTGCGGCTGCCGGCCACGCTGGTCTTCGACTACCCGACGCCCGCGGCGCTGGCCGAGCATCTGCTGAGCGCGGCCTCCGGTGCCATCGCCACGGTCGCCGTGCGCCAGCACCACGACGACGAGCCGATCGCGATCGTCGGCATGGCCTGCCGGCTGCCCGGCGGCGTCGGCTCCCCGGCCGACCTGTGGCGCCTGGTCGCCGACGGGGTGGACGGCATCGGTGCCTTCCCTGCCGACCGTGGTTGGGACCTGGCCGCGCTGTACGACCCTGCGGGCCGCCGGCCCGGGACCACGTCGGTGAACGAGGGCGGGTTCCTCTACGACGCCGGCGACTTCGACCCGGTCTTCTTCGGCGTCTCGCCCAAGGAGGCGGCGCTGATCGACCCGCAGCAGCGGCTGCTGCTGGAGGCCTCGTGGGAGGCGCTTGAGCGCGCGGGCATCGACCCGGCCTCGCTCAAGGGCAGCGCGACCGGCGTCTACGCCGGCGTGCAGTTCCACGACTACGTCGGCAGCAACAGCACCGGCTCGATCGTCACCGGCCGCGTCGCCTACAGCCTGGGGCTGGAGGGGCCGGCGGTCAGCGTCGACACGGCCTGCTCCTCCTCGCTGGTCGCGCTGCACTGGGCCGCGCAGGCGCTGCGCGGCGGCGAGTGCTCGCTGGCGCTGGCCGGCGGCGTCACGGTGATGGCGACCCCGGAGACCTTCGTGGAGTTCAGCCGGCAGGGCGGCCTGGCCGCCGACGGCCGGTGCAAGGCGTTCTCCGCGGACGCCGACGGCACGGCCTGGGCCGAGGGCGTGGGCATGCTCGTGCTCGAACGCCTCGCCGACGCCCGCCGACTCGGCCACCCGGTGCTGGCGCTGGTCCGCGGTTCGGCGGTGAACCAGGACGGCATGTCCAACGGCCTGACCGCGCCCAACGGTCCCTCGCAGCAGCGGGTGATCCGCCAGGCGCTGGCCAACGCCGGCCTGTCCGCCGCCGACGTGGACGCCGTCGAGGCGCACGGCACCGGCACCCGGCTCGGCGACCCGATCGAGGCCCAGGCGCTGCTGGCGACCTACGGCGCGGAACTGCCGCCCGAGCGGCCGCTGCGGGTCGGCTCGGTGAAGTCGAACATCGGCCACGCACAGGCCGCCGCCGGTGCCGCCGCGGTGATCAAGATGGTGCTGGCGCTGCGCAACGAGGAACTGCCGCGCACGTTGCACGTGTCGGAGCCCTCGCCGGAGGTCGACTGGTCCGCGGGGAACATCAGCCTGCTGACCGAGTCGGTCGCGTGGCCGCGCAACGGCCGCGTGCGCCGTGCCGGTATCTCCTCCTTCGGGATCAGCGGTACCAACGCGCACGTGATCATCGAGGAGCCGCCGGTGGTCGCCGAGGCCGTGGCCCTTGAGACCGCCGAAGTCCCGAAGGACCCGGCCGTCATCGCCTGGCCGGTAGCGGCCCGTACGCAATCCGCGTTGCGCGGCCAGGCCGAGCGGATGCTGTCCTACCTGGACGACAACTACGACCAGGACCTCGCCTCGATCGGCTACTCGCTGGCCTGCACCCGCACCGCCTTCGAGCACCGCGCGGTGATGGTCGGGACGAAGCGCGCGGACTTCCTGCGCGGCCTGATGGCCCTGGCCGACGGCGAGCAGACCCCGGGCCTGACCACCGGCTCGGCGTCGGCGGCGGGCAAGAGCGCGGTCCTGTTCTCCGGACAGGGCTCCCAGCGCATCGGGATGGGATCAGGCCTCTACCAAGCCTTCCCGGTGTTCGCCGCCGCCTTCGACGAGGTCTGTGCCGCGCTGGACGCGCACCTGGACCGTCCGGTGCGCGAGGTGATCGACGGGGACCAGAAGGTCCTGAACCAGACCGGCTATGCGCAAAGCGCGCTGTTCGCTCTCGAAGTCGCGCTCTACCGCCTGCTGGAGTCCTTCGGCATCCGCCCCGACTACGTCGCCGGGCACTCCGTCGGCGAGCTCGCGGCGGCGTACGTGGCCGGGGTGTGGACGCTGGCCGACGCCGCGAAGCTGGTCGCCGCGCGCGGCCGGCTGATGCAGGCGCTGCCGGTCGGCGGCGCGATGATGGCGGTCGCGGCGCCCGAGGCCGAGGTGCGTGCGGCTCTGACGCCGGAGGTGGACATCGCGGCGGTCAACGGGCCGGCCTCGACCGTCATCTCGGGTCCGGAGGACGCGGTGCTGGCCGTGGGCGCGAACTTCACCCGCTCCAAGCTGCTGGCCGTCTCGCACGCTTTCCACTCGGCCCTGATGGAGCCGATGCTGGAGGAATTCCGCCGGGTCGCGCAGAGCGTTTCCTTTGCTGCGCCTCGGATCCCGGTCGTGTCCAACCTGACCGGCGGTCTGGCCGAGGCCGAGGAGCTGATGGACGCCGAGTACTGGGTGCGCCATGTCCGGCAGGCTGTGCGGTTCGCGGACGGTGTCGGCACCTTGCAGGCGCAGGGCGTGACCCGGTTCGTCGAGCTCGGTCCGGACGCCACGCTGACCGCGTTGGCCGGTGAGACCCTTGGCGACGAGCGGGTCGGCGAGGCGGTTCTGACTCCGTTGCTGCGCAAGGACCAGGACGAGGCCAAGGCGCTGTGGTCGGGGCTGGCGGCGCTGCACGTCCACGGCCTGTCCCCGGACTGGGCCGCGGTGTACACCGCGGCCGGCCCGAGGCCGCAGACGGTCGAGCTGCCGACCTATCCCTTCCAGCGCAAGCGCTACTGGCACCAGAGCTTCGGCGCCCCGGGCGGCGAGCAGGGCGGGGCGGAGCACCCGCTGATCGGGGCCGGCACCGAGCTGGCCGGCGAGGGCGGGTCGCTGTTCACCGGGCGGCTGTCGCTGGGGACGCATCCGTGGCTGGCCGACCATGTGGCGGCCGGGGCGGTGATCTTCCCGGGCGCCGGGTTCGTCGAGCTGGCTTTCCACGCCGGCGCGCAGGTCGGGTGCGACCGCGTCGAGGAGCTCGTCCTGGAGGCCCCGCTGCTGCTGCCCGAGCGCGATGGCGTGCGGATCCAGTTCGCCGTCGGGGCGCCGGGCGCCGGTGGGAGCCGGCCGTTCACCGTGCACTCCAAGGTCGAGGACGGGTCGGGCGAACAGCCCTGGATCCGGCACGCCACCGGGGTGCTGGCCCGGGCCGGCGCCGCCGCTTCCTTCGATCTGGCGGTGTGGCCGCCGGCGGGGGCCGAGCCGGTGGCGCTGGACGGCCGGTACGAGCAACTGGCCGAGGCGGGCCTGGCTTACGGCCCGGCGTTCCGCGGCCTGCGCGCCGCGTGGAAGCGCGGCGCCGAGGTCTTCGCCGAGGTCGCCTTCGACCAGGCCGGGCCGGCCGATCCGGACCGGTTCGGGCTGCATCCGGCGGTGTTCGACGCGGCGCTGCACGCGATCGGCCTGACCGAGGTCGCGGCCGGCGAGCCGATGCTGCCGTTCTCCTGGGAGCAGGTGGAGCTGCACGCGGTCGGCGCGTCGAGCCTGCGGGTGCATGTGCGGCCGGTCGGCACCGGCACCGCGGCGCTGGAGCTGGCCGACGCAGCCGGACGTCCGGTGGCCTCGATCGGCTCGCTGGTGCTGCGTCCGGCGGCGGTGCTGGCCACGCCGGTCGTGACGAGCGGCGGTGCCGATTCGATGTACCGGCTCGGATGGGAGCAGATCAGCGCCTCCGGGCACAGCGACACCGACACCTGGGTCCTGGTCGGCGCCGACCCGTGGGGTCTGGCCGGCGCGTTGAACGTCGACGCGGTGGCGGATCTGGACGCGGCGGTGCGGGCCGAGACGCTGGTGGTGTGTGCGGGTACTGAGTCGGCATCGCTGTCACAGGACCTTGATGGCGGCGCTGTTCATGAGCACCTGCACCGCATGCTCGGCTTCCTGCAGGGCTGGCTCGCCGACGCGCGCTTCGCCTCCTCCCGGCTGCTGGTCGTCACGCGCGGCGCGCAGGACTGCGACGACCGGGCGGCCCGCGACCTCCTCGGCGCGGCGGTGGCCGGTCTGGTGCGCTCGGCGCAGGCCGAGCACCCGGGCCGGATCAGCCTGGTCGACATCGACGCGGTGCCCACGGCGGCCGGGAAGCTGGCGGCCGCCGCGGCGAGCGAGGAGCCGCAGACCGCGGTGCGGACCGGCGTCCTGCTGGCTCCGCGGGTCGAGGCCGTTGATGTGGCCGAGCAGCGCGCGGATGCCGGACCGGCGTGGGACCCCGAGGGCACCGTGCTGGTCACCGGCGGCACCGGAGCGCTGGGCGGCGCGGTCGCCCGGCATCTCGTGGGCCGGCACGGCGTCCGGCACCTGCTTCTGCTGGGCCGGCGCGGCGCCGACGCGCCGGGCGCGGCCGAGCTCGGCAGGCAGCTCGCGGACCTCGGCGCCACCGCGACGTTCGCGGCCTGCGACGTCGCCGACCGGACGGCGCTGGCCGAGGCGCTCGCCGCGATCCCGGCCGACCGGCCGCTGCGCGGCGTGGTGCACGCGGCGGGCGTCGTGGACGACGCGACGGTCGCCTCGCTCACCCCGGAGCGGGTGGACGCGGTGCTGCGTCCGAAGGTGCTGGCGGCGCTGAACCTGGACGCGCTGACCCGGGACGCGGACCTGACCTCGTTCGTGCTGTTCTCCTCGGCCTCCGGGGTGCTCGGCGCGCCGGGCCAGGGCGCGTACGCCGCGGCCAACGCGTTCCTGGACGCGCTGGCGGCCGACCGGCGCGCGGCGGCCCGGGCCGGGACGTCGCTGGCCTGGGGCATGTGGGAGGCGATCGACGGCGCGGGCATGGCCGCCGGCCTCACCGAGGCGGACCTGCGGCGGATCGCGGCCTCCGGAGTCGGGGCCCTGACCGCCGAGCAGGGGCTGGCCCTGTTCGACCGGGCCGGCGAGCTCACCGACGCGCTGCTGCTGCCGGTGCGCCTGGACCGCGCCGCCCTGGACCACGCCGGCGACGAGCTGCCGATGCTGTTGCGCGGTCTGGTCCGCACGGCGGCCAAACGGACGGCCGGCGAGGCGGAGCCGGAGTCGGGCTCGCTGCGCGACCGTCTGGCGGCGCTGCCGGCGCACCAGCGCGAACCCGCCCTGCTGGACCTGGTGCGCACCCAGGCGGCCACGATCCTGGGGTACGCCGACGCCCAAGAGCTGCCGGCTGACCGCGCCTTCAGCGAACTGGGCTTCGACTCCCTGTCGGCGATGGGCCTGCGCAACAAGCTGGTGCTGGTCACCGGCCTGAAGCTGCCGGCCAGCCTGGTCTTCGACTACCCCGACTCCCGCACCCTGGCCGGCTACCTGGCCACGGAGCTGATCCCGCAGGAGGCCGACGGCGAGGAGGCGCTCACCGACCAGAAGGTCTCCGAGATCCTCGGCTCCATCCCGCTGTCCCGGCTGCGCGACGCCGGGCTGCTGGACAGCCTGCTGGAGCTGGCCGGCGTCCGGGCACCGCGGGAGAGTCAGGACACTGCGGCGGACGCGGGCTCGTCGATCGACGAGATGGACAGCGACGCGCTGATCCAGATGGCGATCGCGGCAGCGGGCGAGCAGG